The Tenebrio molitor chromosome 2, icTenMoli1.1, whole genome shotgun sequence DNA segment CTCTACAAAAGATGACATACTTGGATGCTGTCCTGAAGGGTAGATATAAATGATATAATCCAAACAATATGCATCGCGTTTTATAATTCTTTACATAACTTTCAGAAGTCTTAAGAATACATCCTCCTTCTTTCGCTTTGGAAAAACGATGCACCAAACGTTTTACTTACATACCAAATAATAGTGAAATTATCGCTAAATCTGTTGTCATTGAGGAAGGGACTCCGATTGTTTTACCAATATTTGGTCTTCATCATGATCCGAAATATTTCGATAATCCAGAAAAATTTCGGCCTCAGAGGTTTATTGgcggaaataaaaaaaatattaaaaaatacagttttatGCCTTTTGGTGAAGGGCCGAGGGCGTGTTTGGGTAATCACGTGCTGATTTTCTGatgaaattgttatttttctaATGGTTCCAGGTCAAAAATTTGGAGTGGTTCAAATCAAAATAGGCGTTGCTTACATCATAAGAAATTATCAAGTGTTCGTCAACAACAAAACTCAACTACCGCTTAAGTATAATCCGATATACTTACTGATTTCGCCAATAGGAGGTTTGTGGATCGatttcaagaaaattacataattgtaGAAAACAATACAATCGAatataccgtgagatcatttaaattcatAATTAAAGTTGGCTATAACTGTTAACTCGtcatttcatattttgtattgaattttaaagcgtcattttgacaattcaaatcaaggtGCCAGCGgtgttgccaatataattttaaagtcatagcctcctctaattataaatttaaatgatttcaCGGTATTATTGTGTAATATGTATCTGAAATAATTTAAGACAGCCCACTACAATCACGTTTAAGTAGTTGATTAGACAATATACAACGGTATAATTCCGgagtctcagaaataagtacattaattttaactggtaatagaactcgttaatAGAAACAATACAgagcgaaaaaactttattctaaaaacacaatgttttgcgctgattttggaaaaactaccgtgtgagcaacaagtactgattgagttggcaataaattctggtgatttttggtgacttttatgacATGTtacaacgagaaaaccattttattaataaaagattacaaaaaccaaggcgtttaaatttgaaatgtataccaggtatcaatattgtcaataaaacaaaccgaaataggtacaattcactgtcttgaaaattttatgtaaaatttttttttgccaactgaaacagttattgttgctcaccctgtattatttcacggtcactgtcattgggttaaataactagaaaattgctcgttaatttaaattatactGAAATAGAAATTATACCTATTTCGAAATGCTTATAAATATGACACATCAGTTAAAGGTATTTCATCTAAgaaacaacattttaattttctaaaagctgattttgttgcaataaacaaaaaattgtctgACATTGACTGGTCTTTTCTAAAACCTATATCTGATATTGACGTTATGATGGAGGCGTTTTATAGCAAACTGAATGATATATTTAGTATTTGTGTTCCAAGATCCCTACGTTTTTACAAATCGAAATATCCCCCTTGGTTTAATAGCTCAATCGTTAAGCAGCTGAGACAAAAACATAAACTTTGGCTAATATACAAACAAAGCAAATCTCCTCTATTCTACGATGAATTCAAGTCTATCAGAAAGATTATCAAGTTAGAAATCAAACGTGCCCattgtaaatatattttacaagtggaacaaaatataacaaaagatCCTAAAAGTTTTTGGTCTTATATCGATTGTattaagaaaaacaattttataccTACTTACATGACTTTCAACGACAAGGAACTGCAGACTCCTACAGACATAGCAAATGGTTTTGCTGATTTCTTTCAACAAACTTATACCTCATCTTCCACAGCAGTTTCAGATAATAATCACTTCGATATGTATTCGCGCAATTCCGGCTGCTTAACTATTCCGACTTTTACTGTAACTAATATGAGTgatgcaataaaaaaactcaaaactaaaaaatcctCTGGTCCGGATGGTATTCCTgcttttgtaattaaaaacatttgtgACAATATTACAACCCCACTTACTATAATTTTTAACCGTGCGTTAAGTTCCTCGACATTCCctgctgtttttaaaaattcaataatttgtcCGATCTATAAAAAAGGTGATAGAAAACAAATTCACAATTATAGGCTGTCGAGCTTTGCTAAGGTTTTTGAGATTTTACTTCACGATACGATATCCCCCTTCGTGAAAAACCAGTTATCGAACTTTCAACATGGCTTTGTGAAGGGCCGATCTACTGTTACAAACTTATGCAGTTTTGTGCAGTTTGTGGCTGATTGCATGAATGATCGTTCTCAAGTTGATGTTGTATTCACGGACTTGTCGAAAGCGTTTGACACAATTGATCATCCAATACTGTTAGGAAAACTTTCCAAATTTTGTCGAATTTTTTAGGTCATATTTCAGTGGTCGTTGTCAGTATGTTAATTGTGCTGGCTTTCAATCACACGTGATCAATGTTTCATCTGGTGTACCGCAGGGCTCCATTCTTGGACcacttttgtttaatgtctTCATTAATAATATAGCGGATGTTGTTGACtctcaaattttattatatgctgatgatttcaaaatttactcAAGAATTGACCATGCTGTTGACTGCCTGCGAATGCAGGATACCATTGATGAAGTGGTAACCTGGTGCAACAGCAATGGTCTAAAACTAAACAAGGATAAATGCTGTATTATGTAATTTACCAGAAAGACTCAGCCTATTCATCATCACTATACTCTTGACATCTCAGACCTACAACGCTGTACAAAACATGTTGATCTAGGAATAACTCTCGACAGTAACTTGTCCTTCTTAGATCATGTTGAGGGCATGGTTACCAGATCGGTTAGATCCCTTGGGTTTGTCATCAGAAACTCTCGGAGTTTCAATAATACTGATACTGTGAAACGTTTGTATTTTGCTTTCGTGAGATCGAAATTGGAATATGCTAGTGTGGTTTGGTCTACTGGTTATAAGTCACAGATTGAGGATCTTGAGAAAATACAAAGGCGTCTTCTAAAGTACTTGAGTTTCAAAGTTGATGGCACTTATCCAGAGAACGGCCATCCACAACATGACCTGTTACGTCGTTGGAATGTAGACAGTCTTTTGCATCGCCGCGTTTGCCATTcccttatttttttacatcgaCTAATTAACAACGTCTTCGACTGTCCTGAACTGCTgggtaaaattaattttcatgtaCCTAGGCTAGCATCCAGAAATCAGTTGACTTTTTATATGGATACTCCTCGCATTAATACGCAAAAATTTTCTCCGCTCTTCATGATGTGTCATAATTCTAATAAGTTACCTTCCCTCGATATTTTCAACTGCACTATTAGAGACATAAAGGAGATGTGCTTCAATACAGATTAATATACTGATTTTGGTTTTCCTACCCTCTAATTGGACTACATGTCTGTtggtgtaataataataataataataataataataataataataaaatggtacgtaacaattttgttctttttgacgagatctgtcactggttaaaattaatgtacttatttctgagacacgttgtatgCACGAAAATATATGCACCGCTTTTGTATAAATGTGCCCTAGTTTTGTGACactcattatacagggtgcgtctgcttaaactttatatttgaatatcttcgttattttaaatgactgcTCAACGATATTTAGTCTTAATAAAGGCTGCATTGCCCTCTTTACAtaggcactacaaaaattaacaaggatCTGGACAGAAGAGgaatattcaagaaaaaaattaatgaaaaaaaaatattttcagcatTTCCTAACATTATAACTTTTAACATGCATATCAAATGTTTCTGTGTAGATTTTCTGCCTAATAATCATCCTACTGCTTATTATtgaccaataaattaatgttaaataaagacaattttCAGACTTCATTCACCAGTGTGTATTTACGTAAAAAAGTACTTCACGGCttattgatttacaaaaaaaaaacataattaatttattatttgacaacgtcaaagtaaaaaagttcgtgaaatctttgaaataatcTTTTATACAAGATGTTGTTCTCACAGCAAGaggaaattaatattatttttacgtatGGAGAGTGTCACCGGTGCTATCGAGCCGCAGCAAGAATTCTTCAGGCCCGtcaagaaaatgataaattttccgaaatgaaTATCAGATGAATTGTAAAGCTGTTTGAAGATACTGGCAGTGTTAAAGAATTTCCACGAGTAAGGGATGCACTccccaaaaatattaactttcaAAATGCCGTTGTTGATTAGGTAACTGAAAATCCACACACAAGCACAAGAGTAGCGTAGTAGCGGCTACACTGAATGTCTCACAAAGCACGATTATTAGAACTTTAAAGTCTTTGAAATTCCATCCATATGAAATGATCCTGCAACAAGAACTTCACGGAGTTTTTATTCCAGAATTGAAAGGTGTGTGGAAGTTAATggtcgaaataaattttgagcatcttatttagttataattattttacattagtacatttttaaaattttctttgctgCTAATTGTGTtacattgttgaattttgtCGGGGCGTAGAACCACCCCCCTCCTTTCAGAACGAGAACCACCCCTGCGTGGGTGAATGACAGACATTTGAGACGACAGTACCGAGATGGACTCAGGGTAGAACAGTCACAGTCAGAAGTCACTAAGTCATTTATCCAACATCTCGAATACGGTCGTACAGTCCAAACAATTgtacataaatgtaaataaacgtTTTACACAAAACGATACGGTGTGTCAGTTCACGCGCGCCTACAATCAAACCAGTGAAGCCTCCATTAGGCTGAGCAAACCCAGGAGCCCCATTTGGTTCCGAACAATTCCTGGAGCCCCCATTAGGCCCCAAACACATTtattgcagatattttaattgttattatttagtatgtgcttaaattatttattcaccttcacccCCTCTTTAAGCTTGACGCACCCACCTCCATAATAGccacttttataaataaaaacaaaaaaaataggagGGTACCGGGTACCCCATGattcattgtttaaaaaataaaattaataacatttaaattcgttttattgaaaacttactttaaaatagtttagtaaatttttccagagAAGACTGATCCCTAGGATGCAGACGTACCTACAGTCTACACCGGggtttgtacatacatacctatttgaatttttattgtattttaccgAATAGTTcagcaataaaataattttaaataagataacaatgccccgtcaaattgacgtatctaaattatttgctgaaaaatgagtaatctgtgaaacaaattcgtaacaactttttacgcataaactctgttttgaacatagctggaaaattagttctttttaacactaatttattgcgtagtcatcagtaaaagtgtaataaaaacactACAGGGAGATACAGAGGCCACAGCTGAATATGTTATACTCCGTAATCTAAGAAAaagctaaaaaaaaattttttactgcggttatttttcaaataactctgTATCCTTGCAGGTTtcgttaacttttgttaaGCACATGTCAAGAGGTCATTGAGATATATTATATTGCTAAATATTGTTTAccttaattgataattaaaaaagatattcggatataaagttttagtagacgcaccctgtatagtgGTATTATTCATATACATatgtaccgggtggggcatcgtatacgcgcacgcgagaaatcgcgacttctaattaaataaaattgtcgaaatttttcacacttacctggctattggtaaggtacatttcataattttttgataatttttcacttacaaacaaagccaaaaaaaaataaaatgtaaatttcaaccaaaaagtcaaattctgatttttacactgacctacccagattcacttcctataattatttacgaaatcagcggaaaaaaacaccaattagattttcaattaaatgcagttttacatttcaactttcaaaatcatttttatttatgacctgttACTTGTGCtatcgtaaatttaggtgacaatggaaactgtcaattttgtggcaaaaaggtttaaaacggtcggcaataccttttgttgggaaattataccattgtgccataaatcacgcgtctggtttgcgtttaaataaaaaagcgaattatttagttaaccaagtcaaaatttataattgtgccaccagggtttgatgcgctaacagatacagattcatttagtgtaaaaactttataggtaaattaacacttaatttcagaaaactaataaaactgttacggccttatttattaacaaaaaaatttttaaaaattctcaaatataccttatcaataattagttagctaaataaaatttggacaatttaatttaattagaagtcgcgatttttcgcgtgcgcgtatacgatgccccacccggtatgtatggcagaattataaataaaaaataaacttaaaaaattctattatcaaTAAAAACGTATTCATTTCTTAAATGTTTAAACTGACGTCTATTACTTTCAATGCAAATTGCAGTTTTCCGAATGCTTATTGTTGCGTTGAGTATTATACATATTGAGAGTACCGGAAACTCTGGAAAGAGCCGGGTGGTCTCGAAGAAAAGCATCGTCTTTTTGTCCAGATCGCTTTTACGGAGCCGTAATCTTATTTTGTAGAGGAAGAGGAGAGGAGAGAACGAAACGAAAAAGTTTACAGCGTGAACGAAACTGAACGAATTTCGGTCGGCGTCCCGTATTTATCggaaagttgggaccaaacgcgaCATGCTCATTGGCCGACCAATGAGaggcaaaataaaatatgtactgaaatgaaaaaattatatttcgaaaaaatggtacataacaattttgttgttcttgacgagatctgttactggttaaaattaatacatatacttatttctgagacacgttgtatattaaaaacatttttgcaacATGCACAGAAGTTTTTGTATGAGAAATACTAATGGAGTTTGGTTTTACTATttagttttataaaaaaaatatttattaaccaATTACATCCTTTTATTCacatacaaaatataaattagattaaataaataaatacaatataaATGTAGCAAAACTATTCTAATTTGCCTAATCTAGTTTACGTACAAAAAATTAAGCTATATGTTACCACCTCTCTTCACCCGCCGTTTAAATACTTTGAAAAATAGCCTCACAGTTTTCTAATGCACAAATGTGTATTCCCTTTTGCACATGGGACAATTCTGTGACGCGCTCAAGCACTGCCTGAGACAACTTGCGTGAAACAGGTGGTGACAAGGTGTAACCCTCGCTCTTTCCATAAGACTCAAACAAACGGCACAAACATCATCACAGTTCTCAATTTCCTCATTCGTGGCATGTCGGAATTGTCCCAACAATGCTTGTtcatttctcaaattttttaaacaattcgcGACCATATCTTTCAGTCTCAGATAAACAGTTAAATAAAAGGCGATAGAAGTGAATCTAACTTGGCCGTAGAAACACAAAAAGATCACCAAGATAGTAGCGACACTGACAGTGTAATATCTCAAGATCACGGGAGCGTAAAGCGCCTCCAAAGCTTCAAGTTGTTTGAGGCGCATGAAAACCAGGAACGGCGGAAACAACTCGATGAAGACTTTTTCGGTACACATGTAGTAAGTCCAAGTGACGAAGGTGTATAAAGGGGTGGGTTGATAGTGCTCCAGGCCTTGCTCCAGGCCGAAGACGAGCAGCATAAAGGTGACGGTGATGATGAAGGTTATGGCTTTGGTCCACTCGAGGACGATCTTGGTTGCTGACATTGCCACGTGCTTGATGTTGCTGTGCTGGGTCATGTTTACGGTTACCGACCAATCTTCTTTCTCGATCAGTTCTTTGATGTAGGAGACACAGTACGCGATGACGTTGTAGAACATCAGAGAATACAATCCTGTTACCTTCTTTTGAGGACAGTTGGTGCCACCGAGAGAGCACAGCAACACGCGATCACACATCATGAAGAACACCAACTGAAAAATGAAACCAGGTAAAGACCAATTTTTCAGTGCACCAATTTGTACTTACTTGTGTGGCCAAGTTTgataaatttgtcattttcataAACATCTTTTCACATTTGTCCAGCGGGGAATAGACTCTACAAATAAAGGACCAAACTGGACCTGACCATTTCTTCAACAGGGCTGAAAAATTCTCAggattattatttgaaaattttagattATCGGATTGTACCTAAGATTGTACTACTTTAAATATTTCACTTAAGATATTAGGACAGAAAGCACTAAATGTGGTAATGTTAAAGCGAGCTTTCAGCCGTCATATTTTAACTAGCAGGAAATTGCACGCTGTAATAATTGGatcagttatttttattttaaattcctTTGAGTATCAAGGAGACTAACAGCGCCGGATTAAGCTGCCGGGAATATAAATATGTCTGTGTTAAACTAATTTTATTCAGCTatgattttgtaaatttaggCATTTCTCCGGCGTTGTACGCCtgaaaattgacattttcatTATGTAACTCCACActtgtgaaaaacaaaaattaatcacaCGATGCACGCGCAGGGGTTTATCTAGACATAGACAAAATATTGTTCACGGGttagataaaaaatgtcaccgTAGAACTCGTTAATCagtttattcatttattcatgtgtcaaataagaaaaaaatatagatctaataatttatttgccGCATTGTATCAGGTTATTTATTGAACTAAAAGTAAATAGGTTTGATAATGgcatatttatatttagaaaGTCGGAGAACTTTAGCATGGCAACAGCATAAATATGATAGATTTTTCAAACCGATTGccaaaaattatgttttcaaaGCTACACAACTTGAGATGTCTTCCAGGTCATTTTAATTcggttttaataaaaactaattttgTGTTGGCGTTGTAGGATAtcattgaaataaaatcatGATGGCTTTGGTTTATTCGTGACTggcaaattattattgatctattgattaatttattattgaataATAGCTTAAACGTTGGAATCATTCAAAATTtctataaaatgaaaatacattaagaagaaaatttccactatcatgacattgacatattttccattattaaataataacacactgtacaaaattttatcttagcacaattattataatcaagtaaatgataaaattaattaaaaaagaatttataaGTTATTCTAACTGCGGTAtgcaaagataaacgacagtCCTTGACCAACGTGATTAttttttaccttttttaaTGCCTTAGGAGCAATTAGGAAtgcttcattaaaatatttgcttttggaaatcattttatttatataatgaagtagataataaatattttaatgttttttgataaacaatttttattatgcaATTAGACTGCACTAAGAACCAATAggagataaaaattaaatatttgtccATATCATCTAAATTCCAAGTGCATTCTTTTAGGAAGAtagttataaataaacaaacttcAGATTAATGATTGATATTTCATaatctaaaaacacaaaaaactcaaggaagttgtgaaaaaataagaaattttaCAAGGTGTTTTGAtttgttattataatttttgtcgTAACATACCACTTGTTCCTTACCAAAATATCTtccgatcaacaattacttagataagggacGGTTatcactttgacagtgtcaccTGTATCGTAAAATCTCCGTCGATCAagtaagtaatttttatatcaaaagaacaaaagacaagaaataaagacgataatgATACTAAAAAATGCAACTGAACATATACGGGGTTATTCACATAACATGACGAGCTTTGTAAAAATACCaaccaaaatacaatttataaagctGTCTCGATTCCTATTACGTTATCgtaatgcacataaaacatagatagcttttaacgtcagcctaatgaatatgaagttctgacagaaaaatacctctctcaactaagtatgatttaataagtAGTTAAAATCGcaaaagtaatgggtaagtaggatcatgtcggttctgtcatcgttcgaaaacattttcaaatagctACTATTGGTTTTGACACGGCAtataaatatgaacgaaaatgcaatgacagattGACAGATATACCTCTCAAACTAATAATAAATAGGtaccaaaacacaatgaatgctttgtaaatagttatttatttaacgagttcgtgtgttcGTGTTCgtgtgaaacgagcgttttaaaggcccacgagtgccaaaaaagtccaatttacataagaacgagttgaatacaacgtttttttgttcgacgacccccttaaaggctccaaatcgcttaaaatctttaaaattaacttgacgtttcgttttgacaagttatcacatttatcaaaatccgttcacataggagaaaattcttaaattctgacagtgtcgaacaaaaaatgtattttgggaTGCCTTTTTACCTGATCAgactcgtcatcttacgtgtaCAGCTAAACaggaaaatgggaatttatTTCAGTTCATTCATTTTCAGAATctgattcaatatttttttgttgtctttCTTTTCAGGAAACAaccaaaattgtcaaattcatgaagaatttttaaaacaactgTCGACTGAACGTAAAAAAGAGATTTTTTAGAGAAATGTTTGGGGTTTGGTAAAAGATCCTGAAAAAATACATCAAACATGTGGAGCTTTACTGCAAATTTCTTTCATTAGCATGGTTTTCAGTCTGCATTTTTTCACATAATCTAATCGTGATGTTAGGGCCGTGAAGATCCTTTCGGAAActcattttactttttattttaaatttaggcTTCAGTAGCGCAAGCGACTTCACATCAAAATGGTTGGCATACCATTGCCAACCTCATAACCATCAAATAACtagtggctcataccaacatgacaacactttgacaattgttaaaaaaaaactttatctttgctaactcagctaataattgtcaaacaactgtcactggTTTTAACATCAGAAcaaaagattcatcattgaattTTACTTTCGTTAAgagtgttttcaataacggagaatGGACATACACTACATACAGCACTGTTGCCTGTTTGGTTAAGTTTCggtaaaaatttccaaatttaaattgaaacaggtacatgcaaccaaaaatacttccatgcatTCTAGAGAATTTATGGATATACGTCCCAATCTCAAAGGCTCTtttatctaaataattgttgattgcACGGTAGCTACCTGCACTcaagtttttatttgaaaagatttcagttagaaaatgtaatttttttaaaaattacttcatttttagtattttttgttttgataattttgaagataatttaattcatgtataaaaaatcccataagccgcgatgcatttgtcactttgacatcggataaacattgacacagcttgtaataaattgaagtGTAAAATGggcaattcaatttttcataattacctacctattcattaaattatctcatcgaattacgctcgacattttttcgtccaggataaaatttcattttttaaactctaatttggtttctttttggtaaattgactccacaaaccacccgataaaaaaacgagtccgaaggacgagtttttttatctggtggtttgtggagtcaatttaccaagcaaccaaattatcgtaaaaaaattcaattttatccggacaaaaaaaaacctctcgtgtaattacagtcgataaaaaaagaaactagAGTTTCTAAGAtaaaaaatcgttgattaaattaataaaaaaattaatttacatacaggtgtcccaaaaatggcgtacaaactaaagtccattcaataaacatctggactgtcaaaatcaaaatttcagttgttaggttggttaaatcactagttattttcatattgcccggttgttatctatgatttttaaatttttcaaactattcatttgtttaaattgacattgtcaaataaattgcaaaat contains these protein-coding regions:
- the LOC138123495 gene encoding RING finger protein 145 homolog; translated protein: MGMITRVRGRLRSLHTIQKLDPEMRDEKIAETVCLLSVLFLLPYCSRGHSPLLVSLGGWCVATYSFLVLPVLISANYKYPVRWLRKLFAKIPALLKKWSGPVWSFICRVYSPLDKCEKMFMKMTNLSNLATQLVFFMMCDRVLLCSLGGTNCPQKKVTGLYSLMFYNVIAYCVSYIKELIEKEDWSVTVNMTQHSNIKHVAMSATKIVLEWTKAITFIITVTFMLLVFGLEQGLEHYQPTPLYTFVTWTYYMCTEKVFIELFPPFLVFMRLKQLEALEALYAPVILRYYTVSVATILVIFLCFYGQVRFTSIAFYLTVYLRLKDMVANCLKNLRNEQALLGQFRHATNEEIENCDDVCAVCLSLMERARVTPCHHLFHASCLRQCLSASQNCPMCKREYTFVH